One Aneurinibacillus migulanus genomic region harbors:
- a CDS encoding sensor histidine kinase gives MNDVLDTRHIRHLCQQYTSLTEEDIQIIVNKSEMLQTMADVSQANMFIDCPMKDRKAVIVVAEASPTTTHSIYKETVVGKEVFESYEPGVFRTYRTGKPALMNRAVTQEGHHVKQNVVPIKNDKQQTIGMLILEQDITLQVKHEKELALLSETTQEFSRTFWDLIAKEQSIPDVIEEALLLLHEDGSILYANNSAIGLMESHSERTRENCLNVKVNEIFPFIEEDDYLHDGVLQREVHNQGAVYILRSVCLQQKDKKRRLLVYLQDITDLRDKERQLMVKSAVIQEIHHRVKNNLQTVAGLLRLQMRRGVPDEAKGLYQECLNRIVSIATVHEVLSYNGIERVAMNQVIEKVARMLVYNMSSEECKVDIVMEIEEIALQSKQAVSLALILTELVQNCLKHGFIGRPSGVICIEFRLTGDEIRLCVDDNGKGFEAQSATDQLGLEIVRNLTHFDLEGAFNITQNADGGTRASVSFPAEQGE, from the coding sequence GGCTAATATGTTCATCGATTGTCCGATGAAGGATAGGAAAGCCGTCATTGTGGTAGCGGAAGCGTCTCCCACGACGACGCACTCAATATATAAAGAAACCGTGGTGGGAAAAGAAGTGTTCGAATCGTACGAGCCTGGTGTATTCCGCACTTATCGAACCGGAAAGCCGGCACTGATGAACAGAGCGGTTACACAGGAAGGACACCATGTCAAACAGAATGTCGTACCTATAAAGAACGATAAACAACAGACGATTGGCATGTTGATTCTAGAGCAGGACATTACGCTTCAAGTCAAACATGAAAAAGAATTAGCCCTCTTATCGGAGACGACCCAGGAGTTCAGCCGTACCTTCTGGGATTTGATTGCAAAAGAGCAATCCATCCCGGATGTTATCGAAGAAGCACTGCTCCTTCTACATGAAGACGGATCGATTTTATATGCGAACAACTCGGCTATTGGATTGATGGAATCGCACAGCGAGCGAACCCGGGAGAACTGTCTAAACGTAAAAGTAAACGAAATATTTCCGTTCATCGAAGAAGACGATTATTTACACGATGGAGTGCTCCAGCGCGAAGTCCATAATCAGGGAGCGGTATATATTTTACGCAGCGTTTGCCTGCAGCAGAAAGATAAGAAGCGGCGCCTGCTCGTATATTTGCAGGATATTACCGATTTAAGAGACAAGGAGCGCCAGTTAATGGTTAAATCAGCGGTCATCCAGGAGATTCACCACCGGGTTAAGAACAATTTGCAGACGGTTGCGGGGCTTTTACGTCTACAGATGAGACGAGGTGTTCCGGATGAAGCAAAGGGGCTTTACCAGGAGTGCTTAAACCGGATTGTCAGCATTGCAACCGTTCATGAAGTCCTGTCCTATAACGGTATTGAGCGTGTCGCCATGAATCAGGTTATCGAGAAAGTGGCACGCATGTTGGTGTATAATATGTCGTCTGAAGAATGCAAAGTCGACATCGTGATGGAAATCGAGGAGATTGCCCTGCAGTCTAAGCAGGCAGTGTCGCTTGCTCTTATCCTGACCGAGCTGGTGCAGAACTGTTTAAAGCATGGCTTTATCGGCAGGCCGTCAGGCGTTATCTGTATTGAGTTCCGCCTTACAGGAGATGAAATTCGACTGTGTGTGGATGATAATGGAAAAGGCTTTGAAGCACAGTCCGCTACGGACCAGCTAGGCCTTGAAATCGTTCGGAATTTGACGCACTTCGACTTGGAAGGAGCATTCAATATTACGCAGAATGCGGACGGAGGAACGCGAGCCAGCGTTTCTTTTCCGGCGGAACAGGGGGAATGA
- a CDS encoding ANTAR domain-containing response regulator translates to MNKGRIMVVDDESILRMDIKEMLQEAGYDVVAEANNGEAAIELAAQHVPDLIVMDVKMPKMNGVKAARIINRSFDIPTILLTAYTEEELIAEAREAFIFGYLVKPITERDLMPAVEVAIGQARRVKSLMGSLKEMEKKMESRKRIERAKGILMDVYQINEERAYQTMRTYCMNTRKTMDEVAAYILHNRKLDVQSVL, encoded by the coding sequence ATGAATAAAGGCAGAATCATGGTGGTCGATGACGAGTCTATTCTGCGCATGGATATCAAAGAAATGCTGCAGGAGGCTGGTTATGATGTCGTAGCGGAAGCAAACAATGGAGAAGCCGCTATTGAATTGGCCGCCCAACATGTTCCGGATTTAATCGTAATGGACGTGAAAATGCCAAAAATGAACGGGGTAAAAGCGGCGAGAATTATTAATCGTTCCTTTGATATTCCAACCATTCTCTTGACCGCATATACGGAGGAAGAATTAATCGCGGAGGCGAGAGAAGCGTTCATCTTCGGCTATCTTGTTAAACCGATTACTGAAAGAGATTTAATGCCGGCGGTAGAAGTCGCCATCGGACAGGCGCGACGCGTCAAATCATTGATGGGAAGCCTGAAAGAGATGGAGAAAAAGATGGAGAGCCGCAAACGGATAGAACGGGCAAAAGGCATTCTTATGGATGTGTACCAGATCAACGAAGAGCGCGCCTACCAAACGATGCGTACCTATTGTATGAATACACGCAAGACGATGGATGAAGTCGCCGCTTATATTCTGCATAACCGGAAATTAGATGTACAATCCGTTCTATAA